The proteins below come from a single Rosa rugosa chromosome 2, drRosRugo1.1, whole genome shotgun sequence genomic window:
- the LOC133731901 gene encoding transcription factor bHLH123-like, with the protein MADEFQNTGNWWDSSSTSRNRFETGASPPSSSLNSLGSFGWQPDMIEIKARSSMDSGSVSGTSSMVFHDPQKLQGSDSSSGGDPSLHMMGLGLNSQATDWNQAIFRGEKADPSFRSILQDNMNSNANFQQETHDQQQLQWRDKLFTASSAEMSRGFSLDQTQFSPQYSSGESTVTCQGMPTSFQMDSAALYGTSPTTILQGLLGSPHDHNQPQPPSTSIIFPYQASYGINSTELLPSWSNKVPQFLRTSPPKHPSNSPHSHLQFSNNAPFWNAPHEAAMKDVRPTFFPSLQPQFPTARFDEKPKNISEVHQDSGAMVKKSGSEAASKRPRNETSSTLPAFKVRKEKMGDRITALQQLVSPFGKTDTASVLSEAIEYIKFLHEQVSVLSNPYMKSGAAIQHQQKSDKSKDLEGPKHDLRSRGLCLVPVSSTFPAAHETTVDFWTPTFGGTFR; encoded by the exons ATGGCAGATGAATTTCAGAATACTGGGAACTGGTGGGACTCATCCTCAACCTCAAGAAACAGGTTTGAAACCGGTGCATCGCCACCATCTTCAAGCCTCAATAGCTTGGGAAGCTTTGGATGGCAACCAGACATGATTGAAATCAAGGCAAGGTCTTCTATGGATTCCGGGTCGGTCTCCGGTACTTCTTCAATGGTCTTCCATGATCCTCAGAAGCTGCAAGGGTCTGATTCTTCCAGTGGAGGCGACCCTAGCTTGCACATGATGGGTTTAGGGCTTAACTCTCAGGCGACAGATTGGAACCAAGCCATATT TCGGGGTGAGAAGGCCGACCCCAGTTTTCGTTCAATATTACAAGACAACATGAACTCCAACGCAAACTTTCAGCAAGAAACACACGATCAGCAACAACTCCAGTGGAGAGACAAGTTGTTTACTGCCAGCTCCGCCGAAATGAGCCGGGGTTTTTCTTTAGACCAAACGCAGTTTAGTCCTCAATATAGCTCCGGCGAAAGCACAGTGACATGTCAAGGCATGCCCACTAGTTTTCAAATGGATTCAGCAGCTTTATACGGGACCAGTCCAACAACCATATTACAAGGACTGCTGGGATCACCTCATGATCATAATCAGCCACAACCGCCTTCAACCTCTATCATTTTTCCATATCAAGCAAGTTATGGCATTAACTCGACTGAACTATTGCCTTCTTGGTCTAACAAAGTCCCTCAGTTTCTAAGAACATCACCTCCAAAACACCCTTCTAACAGTCCTCATAGCCATTTGCAATTTTCTAATAACGCTCCCTTTTGGAATGCACCTCATGAGGCAGCCATGAAAGATGTCCGGCCGACCTTTTTCCCGTCATTGCAACCACAATTTCCCACGGCACGCTTCGATGAGAAACCAAAG AATATATCTGAAGTTCATCAGGATTCTGGTGCGATGGTGAAGAAAAGTGGGAGTGAAGCAGCATCCAAAAGGCCTCGAAATGAAACGTCATCAACTTTGCCAGCTTTTAAG GTGAGGAAAGAGAAGATGGGGGACAGAATCACTGCACTCCAACAATTGGTTTCGCCTTTCGGAAAG ACTGATACAGCCTCAGTTCTCTCTGAAGCCATTGAATATATCAAGTTCCTCCATGAACAAGTTTCC GTTTTAAGCAACCCATACATGAAAAGTGGAGCTGCCATACAACACCAGCAG AAATCTGATAAATCTAAAGACCTTGAAGGTCCCAAACATGACCTAAGAAGCCGTGGACTATGTTTGGTTCCAGTTTCGAGCACCTTCCCGGCCGCACATGAGACAACAgttgatttttggacgcctacATTTGGAGGAACATTCAGATAA
- the LOC133734756 gene encoding probable NAD(P)H dehydrogenase (quinone) FQR1-like 1 — translation MATKVYIVYYSMYGHVEKLAEEIKKGAASVEGVEATLWQVPETLQDEVLGKMSAPPKSDAPIITPNELADADGFVFGFPTRFGMMAAQFKAFLDATGGLWRTQQLAGKPAGIFYSTGSQGGGQETTALTAITQLVHHGMIFVPIGYTFGAGMFEMENIKGGSPYGAGTFAGDGSRQPTKLELEQAFHQGKYIATITKKLKGAAA, via the exons ATGGCTACCAAAGTGTATATTGT GTACTATTCCATGTATGGACATGTAGAGAAGCTAgcagaagaaattaaaaaaggaGCTGCATCTGTGGAGGGAGTAGAAGCCACACTATGGCAG GTCCCTGAGACACTACAAGATGAGGTGCTTGGGAAAATGAGTGCACCACCAAAGAGTGATGCACCAATCATCACGCCAAATGAACTTGCTGATGCAGATGGATTTGTTTTTGGCTTTCCAACAAGATTTGGTATGATGGCTGCTCAGTTTAAAGCATTTCTGGATGCAACTGGAGGTCTATGGAGAACACAACAGCTTGCTGGAAAACCTGCTGGGATCTTTTACAGCACTGGATCTCAAGGTGGTGGACAAGAGACAACTGC ATTGACTGCCATCACTCAGCTGGTTCACCATGGGATGATATTTGTACCCATTGGCTACACATTTGGAGCTGGCATGTTTGAAATGGAGAATATCAAAGGAGGAAGTCCATATGGTGCAGGAACTTTTGCCGGGGATGGTTCAAGACAGCCAACTAAGCTTGAGCTCGAGCAAGCATTCCACCAAGGGAAATACATTGCCACCATCACAAAGAAGCTCAAGGGAGCTGCTGCTTAA